One stretch of Prosthecobacter debontii DNA includes these proteins:
- the tpiA gene encoding triose-phosphate isomerase, which yields MTYVRKPIIAANWKMHMTPQETDDFLRAFSRLVPEKCPIQIVVAPPAVSLSKAHEVLLNAREEVVELAAQNMSQFPGGAYTGEISARMVKECGCRHVILGHSERRSLYGETNAIVNAKVLAALEARLHPILCIGETLEERDGGLIEKVLESQLRESLAEVGARRVLDVVIAYEPVWAIGTGRTASPQQAQDAHAFTRSVLTEMFGEDTAQKIRIQYGGSVKPNNMAELISQKDVDGALVGGASLESGSFWEICRAAIDWANAQ from the coding sequence ATGACCTACGTTCGCAAACCCATCATTGCCGCCAACTGGAAGATGCACATGACACCCCAGGAGACGGACGATTTCCTCCGTGCTTTCTCCCGCTTGGTGCCTGAGAAGTGCCCCATCCAAATCGTGGTGGCTCCACCCGCCGTCAGCCTGAGCAAGGCCCACGAAGTGCTGCTGAACGCTCGTGAAGAGGTGGTGGAGCTAGCCGCACAGAACATGAGCCAATTCCCCGGCGGTGCTTACACGGGTGAGATCAGTGCCCGCATGGTGAAGGAGTGCGGCTGCCGCCACGTGATCCTCGGTCACAGCGAGCGCCGCAGCCTGTATGGCGAAACCAACGCGATTGTGAACGCCAAGGTCCTGGCCGCGCTGGAAGCCCGCCTGCACCCCATCCTTTGCATCGGTGAAACCCTCGAAGAACGCGATGGCGGTCTGATCGAGAAAGTCCTGGAAAGCCAACTCCGCGAATCCCTCGCTGAAGTGGGTGCCCGCCGCGTGTTGGATGTTGTCATCGCTTATGAGCCCGTCTGGGCCATTGGCACCGGCCGCACCGCCAGCCCTCAACAGGCTCAGGATGCCCATGCCTTCACCCGCAGCGTGCTCACCGAGATGTTCGGTGAAGACACTGCCCAAAAGATCCGCATCCAATACGGTGGCAGCGTGAAGCCGAACAACATGGCCGAGTTGATCAGCCAGAAAGACGTGGACGGCGCGCTCGTCGGCGGTGCGAGCCTGGAAAGCGGTAGCTTCTGGGAAATCTGCCGTGCAGCCATCGACTGGGCCAACGCTCAGTAA
- a CDS encoding dihydrofolate reductase has translation MTPRLIAIVAMAGNRVIGRDGTLPWHFPEDLKFFKRTTLGHPILMGRTTFESIGKPLPGRQNIVLSRTLEPREGLTVIRHVSELASVTAGAETVFVIGGAQVYAELLPQCDALYLTLVKGDYEGDTHLPAFEHQFELKQVLEETEALEFRYYERRSSDQPTVEKV, from the coding sequence ATGACACCTCGCCTCATCGCCATTGTCGCCATGGCCGGCAATCGAGTTATCGGCCGCGATGGCACTCTGCCCTGGCACTTTCCCGAAGACCTCAAATTCTTCAAACGCACCACGCTGGGACACCCTATCCTGATGGGCCGAACCACCTTCGAGTCCATCGGCAAACCCCTCCCGGGTCGTCAAAACATCGTGCTCAGTCGCACCCTGGAACCTCGCGAAGGGCTGACCGTCATTCGCCATGTCTCCGAACTGGCCTCCGTTACCGCTGGAGCCGAAACGGTTTTTGTCATCGGCGGTGCCCAAGTCTATGCCGAGCTCTTGCCTCAGTGCGATGCCCTGTATCTAACTTTGGTCAAAGGGGACTACGAGGGCGATACCCACCTCCCCGCTTTTGAGCATCAGTTTGAGTTGAAGCAGGTGCTGGAGGAAACCGAGGCCTTGGAGTTTCGCTATTACGAGCGCAGGTCGTCCGACCAACCGACGGTGGAAAAAGTGTAA
- a CDS encoding phosphoglycerate kinase, translated as MPKKTIRDIDLSNKRVLVRVDFNVPLEEKDGQMVITDSTRIQETLPTLKYLIEKGAKVILCSHLGRPKGQRDPKQSLAPVAPALAELLGTAVEFSEETTGESAKAKALALPAGGVLLLENTRYHAGEEKNDAELAKGLADLAEVFVNDAFGSAHRAHSSTAGVADYLPAVSGLLMEKELTYLHDELENPERPFVVILGGAKVNDKIEVINRLLEKADTIIIGGGMAYTFRKIVQGISIGKSLYKPEWEPIAQAAIDKAKERGVKLLIPVDAMITDAFDFDAKKLGNTKYTGVNENIPEGWEGVDIGPESVKLFSEEIAKAKTVIWNGPMGVFEIKESAKGSFDVAEAVAANSAAKTIIGGGDSVKAVKKAKLADKMTFISTGGGASLELLEGKILPGVACLQEK; from the coding sequence ATGCCGAAAAAGACCATCCGCGACATCGACCTGAGCAACAAGCGCGTCCTCGTGCGCGTGGACTTCAACGTGCCTCTCGAAGAGAAGGACGGACAAATGGTCATCACCGACTCCACCCGCATCCAGGAGACCCTGCCGACCCTGAAGTATCTGATCGAAAAAGGTGCCAAGGTGATCCTGTGCAGCCACCTGGGCCGTCCGAAGGGTCAGCGTGATCCGAAGCAGTCCCTGGCTCCTGTGGCCCCTGCCCTGGCAGAGTTGCTGGGCACCGCCGTGGAGTTCTCCGAAGAGACCACCGGTGAATCCGCCAAAGCCAAGGCCCTGGCCCTGCCTGCCGGTGGCGTGCTGCTGCTGGAAAACACCCGCTACCATGCCGGTGAAGAAAAAAATGACGCCGAACTGGCCAAGGGCCTCGCTGATCTGGCCGAAGTGTTTGTGAACGACGCCTTTGGCTCTGCTCACCGCGCCCACAGCTCCACCGCCGGTGTGGCCGATTACCTCCCTGCCGTGTCCGGTTTGCTCATGGAAAAAGAGCTGACCTACCTGCACGACGAACTGGAAAACCCTGAGCGCCCGTTCGTGGTGATCCTCGGCGGTGCCAAGGTGAACGACAAGATCGAGGTCATCAATCGCCTCTTGGAAAAGGCCGACACCATCATCATCGGCGGTGGCATGGCCTACACCTTCCGCAAGATCGTGCAGGGCATCAGCATCGGCAAAAGCCTCTACAAACCCGAGTGGGAGCCGATCGCCCAGGCCGCCATCGATAAGGCTAAGGAGCGCGGCGTGAAGCTGCTCATCCCCGTGGACGCGATGATCACCGACGCGTTTGATTTTGACGCCAAGAAGCTGGGCAACACCAAGTACACCGGCGTGAACGAGAACATCCCCGAAGGCTGGGAAGGTGTGGACATCGGCCCTGAGTCCGTGAAGCTCTTCTCCGAAGAGATCGCCAAGGCCAAGACGGTGATCTGGAACGGCCCGATGGGTGTGTTCGAAATCAAAGAGTCCGCCAAAGGCTCCTTCGACGTGGCTGAAGCCGTGGCCGCCAACTCCGCCGCCAAGACCATCATCGGTGGCGGCGACAGCGTGAAGGCCGTGAAGAAAGCCAAGCTGGCCGACAAAATGACCTTCATCTCCACCGGCGGCGGTGCCTCCCTAGAACTCCTCGAAGGTAAAATCCTCCCCGGCGTGGCCTGCCTGCAGGAGAAGTAA
- a CDS encoding sulfatase-like hydrolase/transferase, translated as MYSKFLILCACLLHASLWAAEKPNVLFLFADDFTYDAIRAFEHTDIETPHLDRLANSGKVFTHAYNMGSWSGAVCIASRTMLNTGKYVWRAQKTDLKQAMTQGKMWSQRMAAHGYETLMTGKWHVAVDAARCFDQTSNVRSGMPKDTPSSYNRPLMGQPDPWSPSDPDLGGYWQGGKHWSEVTADDAVAYLQKGAGKEKPFFMYVAFNAPHDPRQSPAEYVAKYPLDRIQVPESFLPEYPYKDKIGCGPTLRDEKLAPFPRTEFAIKTHRAEYYALITHLDAQIGRVLAALDASGQADKTWIFFTADHGLAVGKHGLLGKQNMHEHSLRVPFLVKGPGVQPGKIDASIYLQDVMATSLDIADAQADDVDFHSLLPLIEGKSTQATAAPVYGAYLNFQRAIIVDGWKLIAYPEAMTLRLYHVAEDPEELHDLADAPAQQERVNTLFIQLQALQRKMDDPLEMVPAIIKPGA; from the coding sequence ATGTATTCGAAGTTTCTGATCCTTTGCGCTTGTCTTCTCCACGCCAGCCTGTGGGCGGCTGAGAAACCGAATGTGCTGTTCCTCTTTGCAGATGATTTCACGTATGATGCCATCCGTGCCTTCGAGCACACTGACATTGAAACCCCGCATTTGGATCGCTTAGCCAACAGCGGAAAGGTTTTCACCCATGCCTATAACATGGGCTCGTGGAGCGGAGCGGTCTGCATCGCCAGCCGCACCATGCTGAACACGGGGAAATACGTGTGGCGGGCGCAGAAGACGGATCTGAAACAGGCGATGACCCAAGGGAAGATGTGGTCGCAGCGCATGGCCGCGCATGGGTATGAGACGCTGATGACCGGCAAATGGCATGTGGCGGTGGATGCCGCACGCTGCTTTGACCAAACCTCGAATGTGCGCTCCGGCATGCCGAAAGATACGCCCAGCAGTTACAATCGCCCGCTCATGGGGCAGCCTGATCCGTGGAGCCCATCTGACCCGGATCTGGGTGGCTATTGGCAGGGCGGTAAACACTGGAGCGAAGTGACCGCTGATGATGCGGTGGCTTATCTGCAAAAGGGCGCAGGCAAGGAAAAGCCCTTCTTCATGTATGTGGCCTTCAACGCACCGCATGACCCACGCCAGTCTCCTGCGGAGTATGTGGCTAAGTATCCGCTGGATCGTATCCAGGTGCCGGAGAGCTTTTTACCCGAGTATCCTTACAAGGACAAGATCGGCTGCGGCCCGACGCTGCGGGATGAGAAGCTGGCTCCGTTTCCGCGCACGGAGTTTGCCATCAAGACGCATCGGGCGGAGTACTATGCACTGATCACCCACCTGGATGCCCAGATTGGGCGTGTGCTGGCGGCTTTGGATGCCAGTGGTCAGGCTGACAAGACGTGGATCTTTTTCACGGCTGACCATGGGTTGGCTGTGGGTAAGCATGGTTTGTTAGGCAAACAGAATATGCATGAGCACAGCCTGCGCGTGCCGTTCCTCGTGAAAGGACCTGGGGTTCAGCCGGGGAAAATCGACGCCAGCATTTATCTTCAGGATGTCATGGCCACGAGCCTGGACATCGCCGACGCTCAAGCTGACGATGTGGATTTTCATAGCTTGCTGCCTTTGATCGAGGGCAAGTCCACGCAGGCGACTGCGGCACCTGTGTATGGGGCCTACCTGAATTTCCAGCGGGCCATCATTGTGGATGGCTGGAAGCTCATCGCCTATCCGGAGGCGATGACGCTGCGCTTGTATCATGTGGCAGAAGATCCCGAGGAGTTGCACGATCTCGCGGATGCGCCGGCTCAGCAAGAGCGCGTGAACACCCTGTTCATTCAGCTCCAAGCGCTCCAGCGGAAAATGGACGATCCGTTGGAGATGGTGCCCGCCATTATCAAGCCCGGGGCTTAA
- a CDS encoding glycoside hydrolase family 130 protein: MNPISIHRHEMLLRPESARVIIRPYIPANPQRIAAIIGRALSLSESEARDELVHVREEFDSRHLDITAIFRAHYAKVEAHIFTQRPLSEERKQLIGALFSGEYALESAALFNPSIVPHPDQSGIPEGGLRFIMSLRATGEGHISSIEFRDGILTAQGALSFAPVSRYVSAPEVLPNPSYRKKTFVLKLHEMGFDNDSAGAVMSRLGGQFTRGELGESMDRFRRETLPVTQDIRRTLDCIQWLADSNYELCFSPKLALSERIIFPVSPNESNGIEDARFVRFVEDDGSVMYYATYTAYNGRAILPQFIETEDFLHFRMLTLNGSALENKGMALFPRRIHGRYAMLSRQDDENLFVMFSDNLHHWSSPQILLRPAEVWESVKVGNCGSPIETPAGWLVMTHGVGPMRKYCISAVLLDLDDPTRVIGRLRHPLLSPEGNEREGYVPNVVYSCGSLLHAGELILPYAMSDYATAIATLSVKELLAALIEKDPTL; encoded by the coding sequence ATGAACCCGATCTCCATCCATCGCCATGAAATGCTGCTGCGGCCGGAAAGTGCCAGGGTCATCATTCGTCCCTACATTCCGGCCAACCCCCAGCGCATTGCCGCCATCATTGGCAGGGCGCTGTCTCTGAGTGAGTCCGAAGCTCGTGACGAACTCGTTCATGTGCGTGAGGAGTTCGACTCCAGACACCTCGACATTACGGCTATTTTCAGGGCTCATTATGCGAAGGTGGAAGCCCATATCTTCACCCAGCGTCCGCTTTCCGAGGAAAGGAAGCAGCTTATTGGCGCGCTGTTTTCAGGGGAGTATGCTCTGGAGTCCGCTGCTTTGTTCAATCCGTCCATTGTCCCGCATCCTGACCAGTCTGGGATTCCTGAAGGCGGGCTGCGTTTCATCATGAGCTTGCGAGCGACAGGCGAGGGGCACATTTCTTCCATCGAATTTAGGGATGGCATTCTCACGGCCCAAGGAGCCCTCTCGTTCGCTCCGGTGTCTCGCTACGTCAGTGCCCCTGAAGTGCTGCCAAACCCAAGTTACCGGAAGAAAACTTTCGTCCTCAAACTCCATGAGATGGGCTTTGACAACGATAGCGCCGGGGCGGTGATGTCCCGATTAGGGGGGCAGTTTACACGTGGGGAGTTGGGGGAAAGTATGGACAGATTCCGCCGTGAGACCTTGCCTGTCACGCAGGACATTCGGCGCACGCTCGACTGCATCCAGTGGCTGGCCGATTCCAATTATGAATTGTGCTTTTCCCCTAAGCTGGCTTTGAGCGAACGCATTATTTTCCCAGTTTCCCCAAACGAAAGCAATGGCATTGAAGACGCTAGGTTCGTCCGCTTTGTGGAGGATGACGGCTCAGTCATGTATTACGCGACCTACACGGCCTACAATGGCCGGGCGATCCTTCCCCAGTTCATTGAGACGGAGGATTTTCTGCATTTCCGGATGCTCACGTTGAATGGAAGCGCATTGGAAAACAAAGGGATGGCTCTGTTTCCGCGCCGGATTCATGGCCGCTACGCCATGCTTTCCAGGCAGGATGATGAAAATTTGTTCGTGATGTTTTCGGACAATCTTCATCATTGGAGTTCGCCTCAGATCTTGCTCCGGCCTGCGGAGGTCTGGGAGTCTGTCAAAGTGGGAAACTGCGGCTCACCCATTGAGACCCCGGCGGGGTGGCTGGTGATGACGCATGGCGTCGGCCCCATGCGTAAATATTGCATCTCCGCAGTCCTCTTGGATCTCGATGACCCGACCCGGGTCATCGGTCGTCTGCGGCACCCGCTCTTGTCACCTGAAGGCAATGAGCGTGAAGGCTATGTGCCGAATGTGGTTTATAGCTGTGGATCACTGCTGCATGCGGGCGAGTTGATCCTCCCCTATGCCATGAGTGATTATGCCACGGCGATTGCGACTCTGTCCGTGAAGGAACTGCTGGCGGCCCTTATCGAAAAGGATCCGACCCTTTGA
- a CDS encoding glycosyltransferase family 4 protein, with protein sequence MVNGCLLWHELPLGVTALRKSPNLRHIAFVGGYEPRRCGIATFTHDLCEAIYESASVPCSVVAVNDRPEGYKYPSRVCYELQEKDLDSYRRAADFLNYQNMDMLSVQHEFGIYGGVAGSHLLALLKEVRMPVVTTLHTILQNPSPPQRKVMDELVQRSDRLVVMANKGAEILNEVYGVHLTKIDVIPHGIPDIPFTDSGLWKRQFGVQDHHVLLTFGLLGPGKGIEHVIAALPEIVKRHPQVVYLVLGATHPHLIAKEGERYRLSLERLAEELGVRGNVIFYNRFVTLEDLTEFIKATDIYVTPYLNEEQITSGTLAYVFGAGKAVVSTPYWHATELLAEGRGLLTPFCDPAGIARAVCQYLDSPAEMERTRKAAYQWGREMIWPAVAQRYWHSFQHACSDWKRTSRPSYADWIRSSRAYELPALRLDHLDHMTDGTGLFQHAVFSVPDFHHGYCTDDNARALILCTLLMEEHGSTSGQKLEALASRYLAFLTAALNRDTGRFRNFMSHGRQWLEEAGSEDSHGRALWALGTGAAKASNKSKAQLCAYLFEEGLHAVESFTSPRAWAFTMLGLDEYLRFAPWDQKAREVQRRLVFRLVKLWLESASDDWLWFEPSVTYDNARLCQSLLVSSAVMPHKEGLEVGLMSLRWLASLQRTQANHFRPIGSNGFYVKGGARADFDQQPVEAQAMVSACLEAFRLTGDKTWRDEAKRAFEWFLGRNDLGISLYDAATGGCRDGLHRDRANENQGAESTLAFHIARAEMSAAEHPLAQPLPAT encoded by the coding sequence TTGGTTAACGGGTGTCTGTTGTGGCATGAATTACCTTTGGGAGTCACTGCTTTGAGAAAGTCTCCCAACCTGAGGCACATCGCTTTCGTTGGTGGTTATGAGCCCAGGAGATGTGGAATTGCGACATTCACGCATGACCTTTGTGAAGCGATTTATGAAAGCGCTTCGGTGCCTTGTTCGGTCGTGGCGGTCAACGACCGTCCTGAAGGGTATAAGTATCCCTCCAGAGTTTGTTATGAATTGCAGGAAAAGGACTTGGATTCCTACCGGCGTGCTGCGGATTTTCTGAATTATCAAAACATGGACATGCTGAGCGTTCAGCATGAATTCGGTATATACGGCGGCGTGGCGGGTAGTCATCTCCTTGCGCTGTTGAAGGAGGTGCGGATGCCTGTGGTGACGACGCTGCACACCATTCTACAAAATCCTTCTCCTCCCCAAAGAAAGGTGATGGATGAGCTGGTTCAGCGTAGCGACAGGCTTGTCGTGATGGCGAACAAGGGGGCTGAGATCCTGAATGAAGTCTATGGTGTGCACCTCACAAAAATTGACGTGATTCCTCACGGCATTCCGGATATTCCGTTTACGGATTCGGGTCTTTGGAAAAGACAATTCGGTGTGCAGGACCACCATGTTCTCTTGACGTTTGGTTTGTTAGGCCCGGGGAAGGGGATTGAGCATGTCATCGCAGCGCTGCCGGAAATCGTGAAGCGCCATCCTCAAGTGGTGTACTTGGTGTTAGGTGCGACACATCCGCATTTGATTGCCAAAGAAGGCGAGCGCTACCGCCTCAGCCTGGAACGCTTGGCCGAGGAGCTGGGGGTGAGGGGAAACGTGATTTTCTACAACCGGTTCGTGACCTTGGAAGATCTGACGGAGTTCATCAAGGCCACGGACATTTATGTGACCCCTTACTTGAATGAAGAGCAAATTACTTCCGGGACGCTGGCTTATGTCTTTGGCGCGGGTAAAGCCGTGGTCTCGACGCCGTATTGGCATGCCACGGAGCTTCTGGCGGAGGGGCGTGGCCTGCTGACGCCGTTCTGCGACCCTGCAGGCATCGCCCGGGCGGTCTGCCAGTACCTTGACTCGCCAGCAGAGATGGAAAGGACGCGAAAGGCAGCTTATCAATGGGGGCGTGAAATGATCTGGCCTGCCGTGGCGCAACGGTATTGGCATTCATTTCAGCACGCCTGCTCAGATTGGAAGAGAACTTCTCGGCCGAGTTATGCCGACTGGATACGTTCTTCACGGGCCTATGAGCTGCCGGCCTTGCGGCTGGACCACCTGGATCACATGACTGATGGAACTGGGCTGTTCCAGCATGCGGTGTTCAGTGTGCCGGATTTTCATCATGGTTACTGCACGGATGACAATGCGAGGGCACTCATCCTCTGCACTCTTTTGATGGAGGAGCATGGCAGTACCTCGGGGCAGAAACTCGAGGCTCTGGCCTCCCGCTACTTGGCATTTCTGACCGCAGCGCTGAACCGGGATACCGGTCGTTTCCGGAACTTCATGAGTCATGGCCGTCAGTGGCTGGAAGAGGCGGGCAGTGAAGACAGCCATGGCCGTGCGCTGTGGGCATTGGGCACGGGTGCGGCCAAAGCGTCGAACAAAAGCAAGGCGCAGCTATGCGCCTATTTATTCGAAGAGGGGTTGCACGCCGTCGAATCTTTCACATCCCCCCGGGCATGGGCCTTCACCATGCTGGGGCTGGATGAATATCTGAGATTTGCCCCATGGGATCAAAAAGCCAGGGAGGTGCAGCGAAGGCTGGTTTTTCGGCTGGTCAAACTATGGCTGGAGTCCGCTTCGGATGACTGGCTGTGGTTTGAGCCATCGGTGACTTACGACAATGCACGCCTCTGTCAGTCGCTTCTGGTCAGCTCAGCCGTGATGCCTCACAAAGAGGGGCTTGAGGTGGGTTTGATGTCTCTGCGATGGCTGGCGTCCCTACAGCGCACGCAGGCCAATCACTTCCGCCCGATCGGCAGCAATGGCTTTTACGTGAAGGGCGGAGCCCGGGCTGATTTTGATCAGCAACCGGTGGAGGCGCAGGCCATGGTGTCGGCATGTCTGGAAGCTTTTCGCCTCACTGGGGATAAGACTTGGCGGGATGAGGCTAAACGGGCGTTTGAATGGTTTCTGGGACGCAATGATTTGGGCATTTCATTGTATGATGCAGCCACCGGGGGATGCCGGGATGGCCTCCACAGGGATCGGGCCAATGAAAACCAGGGGGCGGAGTCCACGCTCGCCTTCCACATCGCCCGCGCGGAAATGAGCGCGGCCGAGCATCCCCTGGCCCAGCCATTACCCGCTACATGA
- a CDS encoding NAD(P)/FAD-dependent oxidoreductase, translating into MNSTALPAGGRPEEVLILGGGFAGLTCAKELSDPRFHVTLVDRWNHHLFQPLLYQVATAGLSTTEIAQPLRSILADHKNVTTLMDEVTQIDLEKKTVLTKERTLVYDHLVIALGAKTGFFGRNEWEPFTFGLKSLEDAMHIRREVLLAFEKAEAANDPAETARLLTMVVVGGGPTGVEMSGSLAELAKVVLRDDFRRIDPTQAHVHLIEAGPKLLPMFSEGLTRYTREHLEDIGVSVHLNCPVKEVGKGYVIAGEQRIEADIIIWAAGVEASPVTRTLAGVPLDRGGRIQVQPDLSLPGYPQVYAAGDLVSLTDVKGVRVPGVCPAAIQMGQHIAKVITKGDRIPYAYWDKGSMATIGRKAAVAMFKGMNFRGFFAWLMWLFVHLLFLVGMRNRAAVFLHWVWSYFTWQRGARIIMPRQQ; encoded by the coding sequence ATGAATTCGACTGCTTTGCCTGCTGGTGGACGTCCTGAGGAAGTCCTGATCCTAGGCGGTGGTTTTGCTGGGCTGACTTGCGCGAAAGAATTGAGTGACCCGCGCTTTCACGTCACCCTCGTTGACCGCTGGAACCACCACCTTTTTCAACCCCTGCTCTATCAGGTCGCGACCGCAGGTCTCTCCACCACAGAGATCGCCCAGCCGCTGCGCTCCATCCTCGCTGATCATAAGAATGTGACCACCCTCATGGATGAGGTCACCCAGATCGACCTGGAGAAGAAAACCGTCCTCACCAAGGAGCGCACCCTGGTTTACGATCACCTCGTCATCGCCCTGGGGGCCAAGACCGGTTTCTTTGGCCGCAATGAATGGGAGCCCTTCACCTTCGGCCTGAAAAGCCTGGAAGATGCCATGCATATCCGCCGAGAGGTGCTGCTGGCCTTTGAAAAAGCTGAGGCCGCCAATGACCCTGCGGAAACCGCCCGTCTGCTGACCATGGTCGTGGTCGGTGGCGGCCCGACCGGGGTGGAAATGTCCGGCTCTTTAGCCGAGTTGGCCAAGGTGGTGTTGCGAGATGACTTCCGCCGCATCGACCCCACCCAGGCTCACGTTCACCTCATCGAGGCGGGACCCAAACTGCTGCCTATGTTCTCCGAAGGCCTCACGCGCTACACTCGTGAGCACCTGGAGGACATTGGCGTCAGCGTGCACCTCAACTGCCCGGTCAAGGAAGTGGGCAAGGGATACGTCATCGCCGGAGAGCAACGCATCGAAGCTGACATCATCATCTGGGCCGCTGGTGTCGAGGCCAGCCCCGTCACCCGCACCCTCGCGGGCGTGCCGCTGGATCGCGGAGGCCGCATCCAGGTGCAGCCGGATCTCAGCCTCCCCGGCTATCCCCAAGTCTATGCGGCGGGGGATCTCGTCAGCCTCACGGATGTCAAAGGCGTGCGTGTCCCCGGCGTCTGCCCAGCAGCCATTCAGATGGGCCAGCACATCGCCAAAGTGATCACCAAAGGTGACCGCATCCCCTACGCCTATTGGGACAAAGGCAGCATGGCCACCATCGGTCGCAAAGCCGCTGTCGCCATGTTCAAGGGCATGAACTTCCGTGGCTTCTTCGCCTGGCTCATGTGGCTCTTCGTTCACCTGCTCTTCCTCGTCGGCATGCGCAACCGTGCCGCTGTCTTCCTGCACTGGGTGTGGAGCTACTTCACTTGGCAACGCGGTGCCCGGATCATCATGCCCCGGCAACAGTAA
- a CDS encoding LamG-like jellyroll fold domain-containing protein, with protein sequence MHCRFVPTLLATLLLLASSSPAASVLVYYDGSASGTTLLDQSGNGYNSAFDANGTTGTGSTILTTTPAYSGSGAYVSLTANGTNQSGRYGVTTSGLSYDFNNSSWSVAMFYNRQSTATNDTLFHIGVGDGFGGENELYAWATASSTTLSLQHYPDADVNLGASNKMNLNAWHHLAVTFTASGLNDGTGVLNYYVDGTLIGTDSTFTLATNNSFFFGGQGSGTSDRNFIGFMDEMALYQGVLDASQITDLASGVKTPLSVIPEPSRMAFLMLGLLGWGMRRRR encoded by the coding sequence ATGCATTGTCGTTTCGTCCCAACCTTGCTGGCGACCTTGCTCCTCCTCGCCAGCTCGTCCCCAGCCGCCAGCGTGCTCGTCTATTATGATGGCAGCGCCTCCGGCACCACCTTGCTGGATCAGAGCGGCAACGGCTACAACTCCGCCTTCGATGCCAATGGCACAACAGGAACTGGTTCAACCATCCTCACCACCACCCCCGCCTATTCTGGCAGCGGGGCCTACGTCTCCCTCACCGCCAATGGCACCAACCAGAGCGGTCGTTACGGTGTCACCACCAGCGGCCTCAGCTACGACTTCAACAACAGCAGTTGGTCCGTGGCCATGTTTTACAATCGGCAATCCACGGCCACCAACGATACGCTCTTCCACATCGGTGTGGGTGATGGCTTCGGGGGTGAAAACGAACTGTATGCCTGGGCCACAGCCAGCAGCACTACCCTGTCCCTCCAGCACTATCCGGATGCCGATGTGAATCTGGGGGCTTCCAATAAGATGAACCTGAACGCTTGGCATCACCTCGCGGTCACCTTCACGGCCTCGGGCCTCAATGACGGCACCGGCGTGCTCAACTATTACGTGGATGGCACCCTCATCGGCACCGACAGCACCTTCACCCTGGCCACGAACAACAGCTTCTTCTTTGGCGGCCAAGGGTCCGGCACTTCGGATCGTAACTTCATCGGCTTCATGGATGAGATGGCCCTTTATCAAGGTGTCTTGGACGCCAGCCAGATCACCGATCTCGCCAGCGGCGTGAAAACCCCGCTCAGCGTTATCCCCGAACCCAGCCGCATGGCTTTTCTCATGCTCGGCTTGCTCGGATGGGGGATGAGGCGGCGGCGGTAA